GTTCACCCGCGCGGGCGACTCCTGGACGGCCGAGCTGGCCTGAGCCCCGGCCGCCTCCTCGCCGCGGGCCCGTCGCACGGTGAGGAAGAGCCGGTGGGCGGTTACCACCACGATCAGCCAGGCCAGCCCCAGGGTCCAGCCGACCATGACGTCGGTCAGCCAGTGGTGGCCCAGGAAGACCCGGCTCAGCCCCATCGCACCGACGAAGGCGCCACCGGCGACGAGCACCGCCGCACGGACGCGCGCGCTGTCGAGCCGTCGCAGCAGCAGGTAGACGAGCAGGCCGATGAGGACGGTGGAGTTCAGGGTGTGGCCGCTGGGGAACGACGGCGACTCCTCGTAGGGCGGCACGGCGAGGTGCAGCGGCGGGCGGGCCCGGCCGATCAGCTCCTTGCCCGAGACGGTCATGGCCAGCGACCCGGCCGCCGCCACCAGGGTGAGGACCAGCGGCGTCCAGGAGCGCCACAGCAGCACCATGGCGAGCACGGCCACGGTCACGAGGACCGGCATTCCCACCGCGCCCCCGATGTCGGTGAAGGCCGTGACCGCCTCGTTGAGGCCGGGACTGCGCCAGCGCACCGCCTGCTCGAGCACGGGCTGGTCGAGCCCGGCCACGCCGTCGTTCTCGGTCACAGCCTCGTAGACCTCGGCCGAGACGGACGTGAGCAGCACGACGAGCACGCCGCCGATCGCCGCCGTGACGACGAGGACCCAGCGCGCGGCCGTCCAGCGGGCGAGCGAGAACGCCACGCGCACCAGCCAGCGCCCGGGCTCCG
This genomic interval from Knoellia sp. p5-6-4 contains the following:
- a CDS encoding phosphatase PAP2 family protein, which codes for MRLRGDTLSEERIGQRDLAQWRSEPGRWLVRVAFSLARWTAARWVLVVTAAIGGVLVVLLTSVSAEVYEAVTENDGVAGLDQPVLEQAVRWRSPGLNEAVTAFTDIGGAVGMPVLVTVAVLAMVLLWRSWTPLVLTLVAAAGSLAMTVSGKELIGRARPPLHLAVPPYEESPSFPSGHTLNSTVLIGLLVYLLLRRLDSARVRAAVLVAGGAFVGAMGLSRVFLGHHWLTDVMVGWTLGLAWLIVVVTAHRLFLTVRRARGEEAAGAQASSAVQESPARVNPNRS